Genomic DNA from Triticum dicoccoides isolate Atlit2015 ecotype Zavitan chromosome 4B, WEW_v2.0, whole genome shotgun sequence:
GCCCACAacttgtgaaacatagtcatcaaccgaATAGTATACTAGTCAAAGGATATATGTCTGTATAACCTTGTCACTTAAGGACTATTAGACTAATCATCATAAAACATATAATCTCATAAACAAGTCACATGCTCATTGGTACATATCAGTGATGATGTTTAAGGACAATAGAAATAATTCATGAATACATATAAGGAAATAACATcatcatgattgcctctagggcatgtctcTTGTAGGGCTCTTCTCGTCGCGGATCCGCCACTCAAGCTCTAGGCCAGCTGCGCCGCCGAGACTCGCCCTCCTTTGGTTGTGGGGCCGCGGACTCTTCCAGCAGCTGGAGTGCAGCCTCCTCGACTATTGGGTTCCTGACCTCCTTTGTCTCCTGGCCGCATGTCTTTAATCATCATCGGAGCCAGCCCTCTCCTAGTCATGAGCCCCCGGCGAGGTCACCGTCTTCCTGGTCTGGTGCCTATGCTCGACGGCTAACTGCTAGGTGGTCCACCTGAACAACACATGGTTGTTTCGCTTCCTGATCGTGCCGACGCCGGCAAACCACTTGAGCGGCGGATTGTGGTGCCCATCGAAGGGTCTTCGTGAGTGTTCCTCGCTCCAGATCCAGTGGTGGCTGTCGGTGGGCTGCACTGGCGAGGTTGCGGGATGTAGCTGGGAGGCTCCTTTGTGGGTTTTGGCGGCTCTTACTCCGACCAATTTGCATTCGACAGTGAGATGAATTCTATGGATGGCAACTTCATGCAGAGGGTTGGTTGTGCAATGGCGGTGGTGACACCGTCACGTCATGACTGTCCTACGTTTGAAGTTGTTGGGATCGCGAAAAGTAGTGGCAAACAACACATGATTGACTTTGATTTGGTGATGCTTTTCGTGTACCCGGTCCCAAGCTCCGGGGTGAAAACCCAGTCTGACCCGtgttggttatacctggcaataGCAATGTTTTTTGCGTCGTTACCTTATTGAAGGCATTGTTCGGATATGCTCGGACTTGTTCTTCAGAACGAAAACTTATGATCTTGACTttggtggttggatccggtgacgaTGACGCTCGACCGTTGTACCATTTCGAAAGGTGTTGTTGTTGAAGAACCGTTCTCATGATTCTTGTGGCGTCAAGAGATGGTTGATGTGGACATGGTCATTGTTGTAGTTTATGAACCGCTTAGTTTTCCGTCGCTTTGGCATAACTTTGATATTGTACGACTTTATTCTATGCTGGCGTATTTTTTCACTTTTATGTTGGGGTGTTGGCTTAGATGTGTGCATCCTATTTATGGGTATAGAGTTTGTATACCCTGATCAATAAATCCACCGTTTATCTCGCGAAAAACAATCAATTCTACTTCGACCATTGTAGCATCTGACTTTCTATCCCCGGTCCTAAGGCTTCATTTCGCCCCCACCCAGAAAACACCCTCGCTCTCCACCCTCACCTTACACCGGCGGGAGAGGAGCGTGCTTCTCCGCTCGCTGAAATCTCGCGGCTCCTGCTGGTTGATGTTCTGCTCCGGGTCTGGCACAGCAAGGTGAGAACACAATCCCTTGTTCGTACTATTTGCTGCCCATGAATTGGATCTGAGCAGAGCATCATTCACATTCGCAGAGGCCAGAGGGGGGAGGCCGGTGGTAGGTAGGCTTCTGCTTCTCCGTCGTCCTCGGGGTCGAGCAGATTCTCTTGGCCGGTGTGCTGCTCTGATGCCGTCTTCCCCGTGCGAACTCAACACTGCACAGGTCTTTTTTTATCCATCGAAACCCTAACTAATAGCTGCACTTTAGAGTAAGATATTCGATTAGCTTTGCGTGCTTCCGATCCAATTAATTCATTGTTAGACAATCCATGAGTTCCCAAGTAGAGCAATTAGCCCATGGTACATGGAATGGAAGGTACTATGTGCAGTTAGCCCTTCTTCCAGTTTGTGATGACTTCTGACTGATTAATCAGCTACGCGCCGAGTTAATTAATTCATGATTTCCTTGCTTCTTTATGATATTCGTGTTTGGAGTGTGTATATACACACCTGCAGAGCTCTTGAAACAAATGGGTAAGAACAGATTGATTATTAAATGCATGGAAAGTTGCAAGAAAACCAAACGGCTAGAAATCTGTAGGTGTGAAAATAGATTACGTGCAAAGATCCTTTACAGAGAGCATTATGTTGTGACCAAATTCTTGGTCTAATCCTGCATATCTGTAAGCCGTTGTTCAGTTTTGCTTTTAGTACTGAATCGAacttaatttttttcaagatgtcAATTGCTCTATACTAATGTTTATGATTACGTTATCCCAATAAAGCTGAACTTGAAATGGATTAAAATGACTAACTCGTGTAGCAACTGCTTTGTCCCCCAGTAAAACATAGTTTCAGATGATTGAATTATGTTACAGTTTTTTTGTCTCCATGATTAAAAAACTGCTTTCGTGTCTATCCTGACATTATGAGTTTTGCTTTTCAGTAAACTACAATAGAGATGGACACTGAGAATGGTTTTCTTGCTGCTAAGCTAACTGATGATCTAGTGGTGGAGATCCTCTCCCGGCTGCCGTTCAAGTCTTTTTGCCGCTTCAAATGTGTCTGCAAGGCCTGGCTTGCCTTCTCCTCTAATCCAGATTACTGCAAGGAGCTTTTGAAAATTCCGATGGGTCTTCTATATCAACACCGTTATGATGAATTTGATAATGATTTCGATGACTCTGCTATCAAGCTTGCTAGCCTGCCCCACAATGACAAGGAATTTGATGAAGCTCTTAGTTTCCTACCACAATATGAGCAGTTAGAGCTGCTGGACTCTTGCAATGGCCTGGTCCTTTGTAAGTACAAGAGCAGCTGTACTCCTTTTGGTATTTGCTGCTTTATCGTGTGCAATCCGGCAACACGAGAGTGGAAGGTGCTCCCTGATACTCCTCCTAGCGATTATAAACCTTTTTGCAATGTGAGTTTTCTGGCTTTTAGCCCATCATGGTCGacaaagttctacatcttcaactcTCAGCGGCCGAGCACCCGCTATTGGGTATTTGGCCCCGTCAAATTTCAGGTGTTCTTGTCTGACCTTAACACTTGGTTTCTGTATGATACATCAGTGCTCTTTGAGGCAAAAGTTTCTCGACCACACATGTTTATAGATGGAGCATTGTATGTGCACACAGGTTTGCATGACATTCTGGTCCTGAAAAGCTTGGAGGAAACTAGTTCTGGCATTCCGCCGTCTCTTCGGACTATTAAGTTGCCGCATGAAGATGGTGCCTTTATGGGTAGGTTTGGCCAATGTTGCTTTGGCCAATCTTCGGGGGCCTTGCACTATGCATTGCCAGAGGAGGATGCTCGTACGATTCTTGTTTGGAGTCTTGATGTTGATGAGCCTTATGAGTGGAGCCTCAAGTACCGCCTCAATATGAGCCAAGCATTCGGAAGGGACAACCTTTGTCAGCATGGTGCACCCCACTGGAAATCCGACTATGCTGTCGTCGCTCTTGATCTggagagagatggtcttttcctgatTGACAAACGGGAGGACAAGATCCGTTTGTACAAAATTAGCACCGGTGGACTTACTCACATTCAACCAGAAGACCACTGCTCCCGCTTTTTGAATAACAAGTACTATCATTATGTGGCATCCTACTCAAAGCTCCCAGCTTTAACCATGTAGTCGGTACCATCTTTGTTTGGCTTTTGAGCGTGACACCTCTTTATATATGCTGTCAAAAAATGCAGAGGCAGTTCTTCTCTCAGTTAATTGCTATTTATGGACTGTAATCTAGGGCCATTTTTTGTTTTCTTGAACCTATTCCGTTTGAGTACCAAATATTAATGAGGTTAGCTCTATTCTGTCGTCATGTAAATAAACTGATTGTAGCAGAAGCTGCATGTAAGCTGGGAGCCCTATGTATTCTGCCCTAGCCATCTCTCTGCAAATACAGTTCCTGAGATTTCTGAGGGAAGATGCTGAATTTCTTGGAAATGCTAGAGGAGTGTGTGCTTTGTGACATCTGTCTGAATGGAAGAAATCATGGCGTGCTCCCGTGAAAGGATAAACTGGATTCAGGAAGGAGAAAGTTTTGACTATCTAACGTTGAAACCCATACTCCACTTCAAGGTATCTCTTTATTATGTAAACTGGTATAGCCCTTTACATTGCTCTCATACTAGAAATAACAATTCCCCACAAAAGCACGGGGAAAACGAGATCAAGCAGTAGCAGAGAACCTGCTACTGCTCCGTTTTAAACCGTATATGCTGGCAGTGGTTTTATCGTACATGCGTGTATGTAACGGCCGGAGGCGATGGCTACTGCGGAGTTGGGGCGTATGGGGCGTACGGGGGCCAGTACAACTGGAGCTCCATCTTGTACGTGACCGTCGATCCCCGCAGGTCCACCGGCGACGACCGGACGTAGCCCAAGGCGTACGCGAAGTCACCGGTGCCGCCCACCACCGGGTAGTCAGACGGCCTGGTGTTGTGGGTTCCCCCGAGGACGGACACGGAgccccggtggccgcggtggtggatCGTGATCTTGGCCAACGACAGGCTCAGCAGCCCGTCGAGGCTGGTCGTGATGGACGTCCCCTCGGCCACGCCGACCACCGGGGAGGCCCCGTCGGCGTGCACCGTCAGGTTGTCGCGGAAGACGTAGACGGTGCCGAAGGGCGTGGTGGTCTGGCTGACCCCGGCGCCCGCCACGCCGTCGACGACCATGTAGGCGGTCTTGTTGATGGTCTCTTGCTGGTACAGGGTGAAGCTGAGCgtcttgccgccgccgccgtctctggTCTCGTTGCTGCGTGGCGGCGCTGCAGCTGCAAGTGAGAACAGCTTTGAGGTGCGACACCATGGTGATCACCATCGTCAAGCGCAGCAGCAAGCTGGCGGACCGGGTGTTCGCAGCCATGCTGATCGATCGGTCTCTTGATGGTTTTGCTGTTGGGGCTAGCTACAAAGCGTCTCTATATATAGGGCCGCTAGCGGCTAGGACCTAGGAGTCGATCGAGCCTGAGTCAAGGTTTAGTCTTGATGAGATTCCACACTGAGCTGTTGGTCTTGGTCCAAGTCTAGTTGTGGTGTTGCTGAATGTTCTCAGTTTCTCTGTCAACACTCTCTGTTTGGTTGTTTTATCTGGAGGGCGGCAAAGTCAAAAGGTCTTTTTAAATTTCAAGAGCGTATCTTGCTCGGCAAAGAAAAAAAAGACCAGTGGCCATGACTTACAGAGTTTTCTAGAACAAAGGCTTAAGAAGAGTCCGCATTTGAATTAACAAAGATATCAACCAGCTAGGATTTATAACGACGAACAACAGAAACAAAACCTAGTATATAACAAGGCAAAGTACAACAatgaacaaataaataaataagtaaaaaataaAGCGAGCAAAACACTAGAAACTTCCCATTTACTTGCAGGCTTTTCCTCAACCTTGCCGATAAGCGCCTCATGGCTCGCTCGCGGAGTTCTTACATCTGAATAGAGTCTTTACTCATAAAGCCTATACCTATACCTGATGATTTTCAATCCACAACTCATTTCTTGGATATGTGACGAGCTTTGCAAATTGTGATAAGGCCGCCAGAGAAACAGGTAAAAAAGCCTCAAATGCAACAAGCTAAAAACAATTAACAAGAAACACCAAGCTTGGAGACACTAAGATCTCTTTTGTGAACGAAGCACCgaagaagaggaacatgccgactcGAGAGGTGAAAAGCCCGTCCACAAAGGAAGGGCATGCGATCTTAAAACAATTGAGGATCATGATGCGACATAAGCGTCCATTTCCATCCCCAAAGAAGGCCTCTACCTCCTCGTCTGGCTCG
This window encodes:
- the LOC119291287 gene encoding dirigent protein 9-like; translation: MVVDGVAGAGVSQTTTPFGTVYVFRDNLTVHADGASPVVGVAEGTSITTSLDGLLSLSLAKITIHHRGHRGSVSVLGGTHNTRPSDYPVVGGTGDFAYALGYVRSSPVDLRGSTVTYKMELQLYWPPYAPYAPTPQ
- the LOC119291286 gene encoding F-box protein At5g49610-like; translated protein: MDTENGFLAAKLTDDLVVEILSRLPFKSFCRFKCVCKAWLAFSSNPDYCKELLKIPMGLLYQHRYDEFDNDFDDSAIKLASLPHNDKEFDEALSFLPQYEQLELLDSCNGLVLCKYKSSCTPFGICCFIVCNPATREWKVLPDTPPSDYKPFCNVSFLAFSPSWSTKFYIFNSQRPSTRYWVFGPVKFQVFLSDLNTWFLYDTSVLFEAKVSRPHMFIDGALYVHTGLHDILVLKSLEETSSGIPPSLRTIKLPHEDGAFMGRFGQCCFGQSSGALHYALPEEDARTILVWSLDVDEPYEWSLKYRLNMSQAFGRDNLCQHGAPHWKSDYAVVALDLERDGLFLIDKREDKIRLYKISTGGLTHIQPEDHCSRFLNNKYYHYVASYSKLPALTM